The following proteins come from a genomic window of Shewanella halifaxensis HAW-EB4:
- the pta gene encoding phosphate acetyltransferase: MPRKIMLVPIGSGVGLTSISLGMVRAFEHQGVKVRFFKPISQIRVGDKGPERSSTILGNSPRVNPIEPFEMAWAQQLIREGKSDVLMEQIIARVAKSIDSTETLIIEGLVQTRSQPFANDVNYAIAKALDVDVIFITSPGNEQPDDVKNRIEIVCNRWGGAKNQRIAGVIVNRIGAPVDDEGRIRLDLSEVFDSNGKLVFDNKKLMRSLSTASVPVLGAIPYNPDLVAPRALDLAKHLNAKIINSGEMELRRLRHVTLCARTIPNMVSHFKTDALLVTSGDRSDVITAACLAAMNGVKIGALLLTGGVDPAPEILELCAQALATGMPIFLVNSNTWQTALNIQRFNHEVPVDDIVRIEEGKEFVAKLIDKQWVKSVTKDSSREHRLSPPAFRFQLTEMARAAGKTVVLPEGNEPRTIEAATICAQRGIAKCILLGDKEEITRIAAQKGLTLGDGVVIVEPHAVREQYIEPMLALRRHKGLTEVVAKEQLKDNMVLGTMMVAQGEVDGIVSGAVNTTANTIRPPLQLIKTAPGSNLVSSIFFMLMPEQVLVYGDCAINPDPSAEQLADIAIQSAQSAASFGIEPRVAMISYSTGNSGSGSDVDKVREATRIAKQKCPELIIDGPLQYDAAVMPNVAQSKAPNSPVAGQATVFVFPDLNTGNTTYKAVQRSADLISIGPMLQGMRKPVNDLSRGALVDDIVYTIALTAIQSAQTALLE, translated from the coding sequence ATGCCACGTAAAATAATGTTGGTTCCAATCGGGAGTGGTGTCGGTCTTACCTCTATAAGTTTAGGTATGGTGCGGGCATTTGAACATCAAGGTGTGAAAGTTCGCTTTTTTAAGCCTATTTCGCAAATTCGAGTGGGTGATAAAGGCCCTGAACGCTCTAGTACCATTTTAGGAAACTCTCCTCGAGTCAATCCTATTGAGCCTTTTGAGATGGCGTGGGCGCAACAGCTTATTCGTGAAGGTAAAAGTGATGTATTGATGGAGCAGATTATTGCAAGAGTCGCTAAAAGTATTGATTCAACAGAGACTCTAATAATCGAAGGGCTTGTTCAAACTCGCAGCCAACCTTTTGCTAATGATGTGAATTACGCAATAGCCAAAGCGCTTGATGTCGATGTGATTTTTATTACTTCGCCGGGTAATGAACAACCCGATGATGTTAAAAATCGAATAGAAATAGTCTGCAACCGTTGGGGGGGGGCAAAAAACCAACGAATTGCGGGGGTTATTGTTAATCGTATCGGGGCGCCTGTTGACGATGAGGGAAGAATTCGACTCGATCTTTCTGAGGTGTTTGACAGTAATGGCAAGCTTGTATTCGACAATAAGAAGTTAATGCGCAGTTTGAGTACTGCTTCTGTGCCTGTTTTGGGGGCTATTCCTTATAATCCAGATCTTGTTGCTCCTCGAGCATTAGATTTAGCAAAGCACTTAAATGCTAAAATTATTAATTCTGGTGAAATGGAATTAAGACGCCTACGCCATGTGACATTATGTGCTAGAACCATACCGAACATGGTTTCCCATTTCAAAACTGATGCGTTACTGGTGACATCCGGTGATCGCAGTGACGTGATTACCGCTGCCTGTTTAGCGGCAATGAATGGGGTTAAAATTGGTGCATTATTATTAACAGGAGGCGTGGATCCTGCCCCAGAAATACTCGAACTTTGTGCTCAGGCTTTGGCTACAGGTATGCCGATTTTTTTGGTGAATAGCAATACTTGGCAAACGGCGCTTAATATTCAGCGCTTTAATCATGAAGTTCCCGTAGATGATATTGTTCGCATTGAAGAGGGAAAAGAATTTGTTGCTAAACTCATAGATAAACAATGGGTTAAAAGTGTAACTAAAGATTCATCACGTGAGCACCGTCTATCACCTCCAGCTTTTAGATTCCAACTTACAGAAATGGCACGTGCTGCAGGTAAAACGGTGGTCTTGCCTGAAGGTAATGAGCCAAGAACGATTGAAGCTGCGACTATATGCGCTCAACGAGGCATTGCTAAGTGTATATTACTGGGTGATAAAGAAGAGATCACCCGTATCGCTGCACAAAAGGGACTGACACTTGGTGATGGCGTGGTGATCGTTGAACCTCATGCTGTTCGAGAACAGTATATCGAGCCAATGCTGGCCTTGAGACGCCATAAAGGGTTAACCGAAGTGGTGGCAAAAGAGCAACTTAAGGACAATATGGTGCTAGGCACCATGATGGTTGCCCAAGGAGAAGTCGACGGTATCGTCTCTGGTGCCGTAAATACTACGGCTAATACGATTCGGCCTCCACTGCAGTTGATAAAGACAGCGCCAGGTTCAAATTTAGTATCATCAATCTTTTTCATGTTGATGCCTGAGCAAGTACTTGTTTATGGTGATTGTGCAATTAACCCCGATCCGTCTGCTGAGCAGCTTGCAGATATCGCGATTCAATCGGCACAATCTGCGGCTTCTTTTGGTATAGAGCCAAGGGTAGCGATGATCAGTTATTCCACCGGGAATTCAGGATCGGGCTCAGATGTCGATAAAGTGAGAGAAGCTACACGAATAGCAAAACAGAAATGCCCAGAACTGATTATCGATGGGCCATTGCAATATGATGCGGCTGTAATGCCAAATGTAGCTCAATCAAAAGCGCCCAATAGTCCCGTTGCTGGCCAAGCGACAGTATTTGTATTTCCGGATCTTAATACAGGTAATACCACTTATAAAGCGGTTCAACGCAGTGCAGATCTTATCAGCATTGGCCCAATGTTGCAGGGCATGCGAAAACCAGTTAATGATCTTTCGAGAGGCGCCTTGGTCGATGATATTGTTTACACAATAGCACTGACAGCCATTCAGTCTGCGCAGACTGCATTATTGGAGTAA
- a CDS encoding acetate kinase has product MSNKYVLVLNCGSSSLKFAVIDAISGEDLLSGLSECFGLEDACIKWKTRVGQQESKHQESLGAFSAHTEAMAYIVDTILAAHPTLKQQILAVGHRVVHGGEQFSGSVIINDEVLQGIEACATLAPLHNPAHIIGILAAKVAFPQLAQIAVFDTAFHQTMPQKAFIYALPYQLYREHSIRRFGMHGTSHRYICQTAAKTLGIAVEDLNLISAHLGNGASVTAIKAGISVDTSMGMTPLEGVVMGTRCGDLDPSIIFYLVQNLGYSLKEVEDMMNKQSGLLGISELTNDCRGIEEGHANGHKGASLALDIFCYRLAKYIASYTVPLGRIDALVFTGGIGENSALIRQKVIELLSIFNFKLDRQRNLAARFGQQGQITADTGPVAMVIPTNEEWVIAQDALKLID; this is encoded by the coding sequence ATGTCAAATAAATATGTCTTAGTGCTGAACTGTGGCAGTTCTTCGCTAAAGTTTGCCGTTATCGATGCGATCAGTGGAGAAGATCTACTCAGTGGTCTAAGTGAATGCTTTGGTCTTGAAGATGCCTGCATTAAGTGGAAAACCCGAGTCGGACAACAAGAGAGTAAGCATCAAGAGAGCTTAGGAGCCTTTAGTGCTCACACTGAAGCGATGGCCTATATTGTGGATACAATTCTTGCTGCCCACCCAACGCTTAAGCAACAGATCCTGGCCGTAGGACACCGAGTCGTACATGGCGGTGAACAATTTAGTGGTTCGGTTATTATTAACGATGAGGTACTGCAAGGTATAGAGGCCTGCGCCACGCTTGCTCCATTACATAATCCGGCGCACATTATCGGTATTTTAGCCGCTAAGGTTGCCTTTCCACAGCTTGCGCAGATTGCCGTGTTTGACACTGCATTTCATCAAACTATGCCTCAAAAAGCCTTTATTTATGCGTTGCCATACCAGCTTTATCGTGAACATAGTATTCGACGCTTTGGTATGCACGGCACTAGCCATCGCTATATTTGCCAAACAGCGGCTAAGACATTAGGGATTGCTGTTGAGGACCTAAACTTGATCAGTGCACACCTTGGTAATGGTGCTTCAGTTACCGCCATTAAAGCTGGAATAAGTGTCGATACTTCGATGGGAATGACGCCTCTTGAAGGGGTGGTAATGGGGACTCGCTGTGGTGATTTAGACCCTTCAATCATTTTTTACTTAGTGCAAAACCTAGGTTATAGCCTAAAAGAAGTCGAAGATATGATGAATAAACAAAGTGGTTTATTAGGAATTTCTGAGCTTACCAATGATTGCCGCGGTATTGAGGAGGGACATGCTAATGGACATAAAGGCGCGAGCTTGGCACTGGATATATTTTGCTATCGTTTAGCAAAGTATATCGCTTCATACACAGTGCCATTAGGACGTATTGATGCACTAGTGTTTACTGGTGGCATTGGTGAAAACTCGGCATTAATTCGCCAAAAAGTTATTGAGTTACTCTCTATTTTCAATTTTAAGTTAGACAGACAGCGAAACCTTGCGGCCCGTTTTGGGCAACAAGGGCAGATCACTGCTGATACTGGTCCTGTTGCGATGGTGATCCCAACAAATGAAGAGTGGGTTATCGCTCAAGATGCACTGAAGCTAATCGATTAA